Proteins from one Neodiprion fabricii isolate iyNeoFabr1 chromosome 5, iyNeoFabr1.1, whole genome shotgun sequence genomic window:
- the LOC124182955 gene encoding transcription factor Sp4-like isoform X5, with protein MATVKIQPKEEVDEEHDPLQQQEAVEQQQQQQQQQQQQQQQQQQQQQEQQQQQNAQPQIRFLNANVLQQLQQQQVAQQQQQQQQHDAQQQQQQPQPQPQVITLQQLQNFVPLQHAQQDQNQQRAQTISVQALPQQFLQNTQLVGGQTQGTLQHQSQPHQQQQQQQQQLSYNMIPQMQTVNIDGQEALFIPSSAMSAATTHHQSQPTMQFATTGGQQVQLAGGQTLITPHPVSLIRTPNVFPTSILQNIGGQTVQLPTDSKASLDVSGQSVQVRPLQFPMQQVQQTVPVQVPVTVSNGQTVYQTVHFPVQALSNVFNMPTTQMIPQITQQIPQMAQIITPNGQIQQVQIANLSQLQGLQGQQVAQQVAQQVAQQQVVQQVAQQQTQQQVVQTVQQQQVAQAQHVQQQQVQQVVQQVIQQQQQHQQQQQQQQQQQQQQQQQQQQPQQHQVQRVQQVSTPAPTVSTWSTSVSTPSNVQVVGIGSLGRTMNGNMLTTKDGQKIDVQTLSTLTRQPESVEGDLKVSSIDPSHLANSQVIHIQAPQTTQSAMQPITLTGAQGQQLTLIPASALTNLTSQGGMMRGVGSNIMQLQPAAGMNASNGFLQSFPVQNIPGLGNVQVIPASALQQASMQSLPSNPTGTQIVTAAPTVHIEGNEPSKWQIVQTIQSAPTPSTPAPPVQQYQASTTASAPETDPNKQHRRRVACTCPNCGDGDRNRDMTRKRQHVCHIPGCNKVYGKTSHLRAHLRWHTGERPFVCSWVFCGKKFTRSDELQRHRRTHTGEKRFQCPECTKKFMRSDHLTKHIKTHTKLRSGDADVDDPERDLEAEAPQEKSWPVSIIAIHSDLPASQEAATSTQEGSSDSQSSSEEKMIITIHKESEPSDMKMN; from the exons GAGGAGGTCGACGAGGAACACGACCCGTTGCAACAACAAGAAGCTGTggaacag caacagcaacaacaacaacaacaacaacaacaacaacaacagcagcagcagcagcagcaggagcagcagcagcagcaaaaTGCACAGCCCCAGATCCGATTTCTAAACGCAAATGTTTTACAGCAGCTCCAACAGCAGCAAGTTgcacagcaacaacaacaacagcagcagcatgatgcgcaacaacaacaacaacaaccacaACCACAACCACAAGTCATTACCTTGCAACAATTGCAAAACTTTGTGCCTTTGCAACATGCTCAACAAGACCAAAATCAACAAAGGGCGCAAACCATCTCTGTACAAGCTCTGCCGCAGCAGTTCTTACAA AATACTCAACTCGTCGGTGGCCAGACTCAAGGAACGTTGCAGCATCAGTCGCAGCCACaccaacagcagcaacagcaacagcaacagttGAGTTACAACATGATTCCACAGATGCAAACGGTGAACATTGACGGCCAAGAGGCCCTGTTCATTCCATCGTCAGCAATGTCGGCCGCGACTACTCACCACCAGTCTCAGCCGACAATGCAATTTGCGACGACAGGTGGGCAGCAGGTGCAGCTAGCTGGCGGGCAGACTCTGATAACTCCGCATCCCGTCAGCCTGATCAGAACACCCAATGTTTTCCCCACTTCCATCCTACAAAACATCGGTGGACAAACTGTCCAGTTGCCAACAG ATTCCAAGGCTAGCCTGGATGTTTCAGGGCAGAGTGTGCAGGTCCGACCTCTACAGTTTCCAATGCAACAAGTCCAGCAAACCGTACCTGTTCAGGTTCCAGTCACCGTTAGCAATGGACAAACTGTCTATCAGACTGTACATTTTCCCGTACAAGCTCTGTCCAATGTATTCAACATGCCCACTACTCAAATGATACCGCAAATTACTCAG CAAATCCCACAAATGGCCCAAATTATTACTCCCAATGGACAAATACAACAAGTACAAATTGCAAATTTGTCACAGCTGCAAGGTTTACAG GGTCAGCAAGTTGCTCAACAAGTAGCTCAGCAGGTGGCGCAGCAGCAAGTTGTGCAGCAAGTTGCTCAGCAACAAACGCAGCAGCAGGTTGTCCAGACGGTTCAGCAACAACAAGTCGCACAAGCTCAGCATGTGCAGCAGCAACAAGTACAGCAGGTTGTACAGCAAGTTattcagcagcagcagcaacaccaacaacagcagcagcaacaacaacaacaacaacaacaacaacaacagcagcaacagcaaccaCAGCAACATCAAGTGCAACGTGTGCAACAAGTTTCAACACCAGCCCCAACTGTTTCTACATGGAGCACTTCAGTCAGCACACCAAGCAATGTTCAG GTGGTTGGAATAGGATCTCTTGGGAGAACCATGAACGGCAACATGTTGACAACGAAGGATGGGCAGAAGATTGACGTTCAGACATTGTCAACATTGACTAGGCAACCAGAAAGTGTCGAAGGAGACCTCAAAGTATCGAGTATCGATCCGAGCCATTTAGCCAACAGTCAAGTCATTCATATTCAAGCACCGCAAACTACTCAGTCTGCAATGCAACCTATCACCCTCACAG GCGCCCAAGGACAACAATTAACACTGATACCAGCCTCTGCCTTGACAAACCTTACTTCGCAAGGTGGAATGATGAGGGGTGTCGGTAGTAACATAATGCAGCTCCAGCCAGCAGCTGGGATGAATGCATCAAATGGATTTCTGCAGTCATTTCCCGTACAAAATATTCCTGGATTGGGAAATGTCCAGGTCATCCCAGCCAGTGCCCTGCAACAGGCCTCCATGCAATCGTTACCTTCAAATCCAACCGGAACGCAAATTGTTACCGCTGCACCAACTGTTCATATTGAGGGAAACGAACCATCCAAGTGGCAGATTGTGCAAACGATTCAGTCCGCGCCTACACCCAGCACTCCTGCCCCACCAGTGCAGCAATATCAGGCAAGCACCACTGCGTCGGCACCTGAGACTGATCCAAACAAACAGCATCGTCGCCGAGTTGCCTGTACCTGTCCAAATTGTGGCGATGGCGACAG AAACAGGGATATGACACGGAAGAGGCAGCATGTATGCCATATTCCAGGCTGCAACAAGGTTTACGGAAAAACAAGTCATCTTCGAGCGCACCTGAGGTGGCACACTGGAGAACGGCCGTTTGTCTGTAGTTGGGTATTTTGCGGTAAAAAGTTCACAAGATCGGACGAACTGCAACGACATCGGAGGACACACACGGGAGAGAAGCGGTTTCAATGCCCAGAGTGTACAAAGAAATTCATGCGCTCCGATCATCTCACTAAACACATTAAGACTCACACGAAACTTCGCAGTGGG GATGCTGACGTCGATGATCCTGAGAGAGATCTAGAAGCGGAGGCACCCCAGGAAAAATCTTGGCCTGTTAGTATAATAGCAATTCACAGTGATCTTCCAGCTTCTCAG GAGGCAGCAACATCGACACAGGAAGGATCATCTGACAGTCAATCGTCGAGTGAGGAGAAGATGATAATCACCATACACAAAGAATCTGAACCGTCGGATATGAAGATGAACTGA